Proteins from a single region of Euleptes europaea isolate rEulEur1 chromosome 21, rEulEur1.hap1, whole genome shotgun sequence:
- the PSMG3 gene encoding proteasome assembly chaperone 3: MASKPILDSKQTEVVVQGIRTEVVCTAFANTLLVVVTQYGTMGTLVSVEPDMVADGLSKPLLATKVLLGKDEPLVHICARHLVTFVSQEAGNKPVLLAMALKDKSIEGIRTLQEAIRRCQVW; encoded by the exons ATGGCCTCCAAACCCATTCTGGACTCAAAGCAGACCGAGGTGGTAGTGCAGGGCATCCGGACGGAGGTGGTGTGTACAGCGTTCGCTAACACCCTCCTGGTGGTGGTGACGCAGTACGGGACGATGGGCACCCTGGTCTCGGTGGAGCCCGACATGGTGGCTGACGGGCTCAGCAAGCCATTGCTCGCAACAAAAGTCCTCCTCGGCAAGGATGAG CCTCTCGTCCACATCTGTGCCAGACATCTGGTGACGTTCGTGTCTCAGGAAGCCGGGAACAAGCCCGTTCTCCTCGCCATGGCCCTGAAGGACAAGAGCATCGAGGGAATCCGGACTTTGCAGGAGGCGATCCGGAGGTGCCAGGTTTGGTGA